A window of the Glaciimonas sp. CA11.2 genome harbors these coding sequences:
- a CDS encoding carbon-nitrogen hydrolase family protein, translating to MKSQNPIVCAAQIAPVYMNLEATADKIIEKIAEAGKLGAELVVFPETVLPGYPYWTLIHDPYSARIRFSGKLYEQALRLDSPIVKRLQTAAREAGCVSVIGINELDGGTIYNSQLSIDADGSILGCRRKLVPTHHERITWGKGDGSDLQTWNTSVGKVGALICYEHTNPLFRYAIQAQGEDIHIANWPGGMPWTDDLIDAAVRMYAIESASFVISTTSIFTEDIADYLGTEASQKLKIGGGASSIVAPGGKYLARAQADNEELLTAQLDFKLIAEWKHIVDGCGHYSRPDVLKLQVNLSKQLNIETTYQSSFNSGV from the coding sequence ATGAAATCCCAGAATCCCATTGTTTGCGCTGCGCAAATTGCACCGGTCTACATGAATTTGGAAGCCACCGCAGACAAGATCATCGAAAAAATCGCAGAAGCCGGCAAGCTCGGCGCCGAGCTGGTCGTGTTTCCGGAAACGGTTCTGCCTGGTTATCCCTATTGGACATTGATCCACGATCCCTACAGCGCCCGGATTCGTTTTTCCGGTAAGTTATACGAGCAAGCATTACGGCTCGATTCTCCTATTGTCAAGCGTCTGCAGACAGCGGCACGCGAAGCCGGCTGTGTCTCAGTCATTGGCATCAACGAGTTAGACGGCGGCACAATCTACAACAGCCAGCTTTCCATTGATGCTGACGGATCAATCCTTGGCTGCCGCCGCAAGCTCGTGCCTACGCATCATGAACGGATTACATGGGGAAAAGGCGATGGATCCGATTTGCAGACGTGGAATACCAGCGTAGGGAAAGTTGGTGCCCTGATCTGCTATGAGCATACAAACCCTCTTTTCCGATACGCAATCCAGGCACAGGGAGAAGATATTCATATCGCAAATTGGCCGGGCGGGATGCCTTGGACTGACGACCTGATTGACGCAGCGGTACGCATGTATGCGATCGAGTCGGCGTCGTTTGTCATTAGTACCACCTCTATTTTTACCGAAGACATTGCCGACTATCTGGGCACTGAAGCCTCACAAAAGCTGAAAATTGGCGGTGGTGCGTCGTCCATCGTTGCTCCTGGCGGAAAATATCTGGCGCGTGCACAAGCTGACAATGAAGAACTTTTGACGGCGCAACTTGACTTCAAACTCATTGCAGAGTGGAAACATATAGTCGATGGCTGCGGTCATTACTCCCGGCCAGACGTATTGAAATTACAGGTTAACCTCAGCAAGCAACTCAACATCGAAACCACTTACCAATCATCTTTTAATTCTGGAGTATAA
- a CDS encoding 2Fe-2S iron-sulfur cluster binding domain-containing protein, translating to MSTSQVTLHFADGEQALVHCDTESNIFNAAKAGGIGLAHDCLNGSCGTCKGHLRSGAVDYALERSLLAVSGDEPDAVLVCQAQPVSASLDIELPYTRASLLPQKKRMLKIISKTKVSATVWDVRCKVEKLRMFEFLPGQYVKVSPQGQDFMRAYSPYTLPGKNEVGFLIRELANGAMSGYLNESPVVGDVWNVEGPFGVFYRRHTIAPSLYIAGGTGLAPILSMLSDQERLQQPTGPKHLVFGVSRLEDLFYTDELNALHAKIADLTVTLAVVDGIQGPNCVKGSVLDALSPALFQSLGTTGATYLCGPPAMVGAIRDRAQEWDVPLQRFYTEEFLPT from the coding sequence ATGAGCACAAGCCAGGTGACACTGCATTTTGCCGACGGCGAACAGGCCCTCGTCCATTGCGACACCGAAAGCAATATCTTCAATGCTGCCAAAGCAGGCGGCATTGGATTGGCGCACGATTGTCTCAACGGCAGTTGTGGGACATGCAAAGGCCATTTGCGATCGGGTGCAGTCGACTATGCCTTGGAGCGCAGCTTGCTGGCCGTTTCGGGCGATGAGCCGGATGCTGTTCTTGTTTGCCAGGCGCAGCCGGTGTCTGCCTCTCTGGACATCGAACTGCCATACACCAGGGCCTCGCTTCTTCCCCAGAAAAAGCGAATGCTCAAGATCATCTCCAAAACGAAAGTAAGTGCCACCGTTTGGGATGTACGCTGCAAAGTGGAAAAATTGCGGATGTTCGAATTTCTTCCTGGGCAATATGTCAAGGTCAGCCCGCAGGGACAAGACTTCATGCGTGCGTACTCTCCATACACCTTGCCTGGAAAAAATGAGGTTGGATTTCTTATACGCGAACTAGCGAACGGCGCAATGTCTGGCTACCTAAATGAATCTCCGGTTGTAGGCGATGTCTGGAACGTCGAAGGCCCATTCGGTGTTTTCTACCGGCGGCATACCATCGCCCCGTCTCTCTATATCGCCGGCGGAACAGGTCTGGCACCCATCCTATCGATGTTATCCGATCAGGAAAGACTGCAACAGCCGACAGGCCCGAAACATCTCGTATTCGGCGTCTCGCGATTGGAAGATTTGTTCTACACAGATGAATTGAACGCGTTGCACGCCAAGATCGCTGATCTAACTGTGACCCTGGCGGTGGTGGATGGCATACAAGGACCCAACTGTGTCAAGGGTAGTGTATTAGACGCATTGAGTCCCGCCCTCTTCCAATCGCTCGGCACAACAGGCGCCACCTACCTTTGCGGCCCTCCCGCGATGGTGGGTGCGATACGTGATCGCGCACAAGAGTGGGACGTTCCTCTCCAGCGCTTTTATACCGAAGAATTTCTCCCTACTTAG
- a CDS encoding pyridoxamine 5'-phosphate oxidase family protein: MSKFYPAIDGQFREFIEDQQLFFTATAPANGRVNVSPKGMDTFRVLNPNQVIYLDLTGSGNETAAHVTENGRMTIMFCSYGRQPMIMRLYTKARLIFRGDPEWDELLAMFPEMPGTRQIFFADVESVLTACGFGVPEYDLKRVRPTLQQWSEAKGEEGMMEYWYDNNMESIDQLPTGLKVEE, encoded by the coding sequence ATGTCTAAATTCTATCCAGCGATCGATGGTCAGTTTCGTGAATTTATCGAAGACCAACAACTTTTTTTTACTGCCACCGCGCCGGCTAACGGACGCGTAAATGTTTCTCCAAAGGGCATGGACACATTTCGCGTACTCAACCCAAACCAAGTGATCTATCTTGATTTGACCGGTAGCGGAAATGAAACAGCAGCCCATGTCACCGAGAACGGACGGATGACAATCATGTTCTGTAGCTACGGGCGACAGCCGATGATCATGCGGCTATACACGAAGGCGCGCCTGATATTTCGTGGTGATCCAGAGTGGGACGAGCTGCTGGCAATGTTTCCGGAGATGCCGGGCACCCGGCAGATATTTTTTGCCGACGTTGAATCGGTTCTAACGGCATGCGGCTTTGGTGTTCCGGAATACGATCTGAAACGGGTGCGACCAACGTTGCAACAATGGTCCGAGGCAAAAGGAGAAGAAGGCATGATGGAATATTGGTATGACAACAATATGGAAAGTATCGATCAGCTGCCAACCGGTTTGAAAGTGGAGGAATAA